A genomic window from Scatophagus argus isolate fScaArg1 chromosome 17, fScaArg1.pri, whole genome shotgun sequence includes:
- the sf3a3 gene encoding splicing factor 3A subunit 3 — protein sequence METILEQQRRYHEEKERLMDAKTKEMLHKKSTLREQINSDHRTRAMLDRYMEVSANLRDSYEDKDGMRKDELAAISGPNEFAEFYNRLKQIKEFHRKHPNEISIPMSAEFEELMKARDNPSEEAQNLVEFTDEEGYGRYLDLHDCYLKYINLKGAEKLEYITYLSSFDQLFDIPKDRKNAEYKKYLEMLLEYLQDYTDRVKPLLDQNELYGKVLSDFEKKWEMGTFPGWPKETSSALTHAGAHLDLSAFSSWEELASLGLDRLKSALMALGLKCGGTLEERAQRLFGTKGKSLESLDPSLFAKNPKAKGPKKDTERNKEIAFLEAQVYEYVEILGEQRQLTHENVQRKQARTGEEREEEEEEQLSESESEDEDNEIIYNPKNLPLGWDGKPIPYWLYKLHGLNINYNCEICGNYNYRGPKAFQRHFAEWRHAHGMRCLGIPNTAHFANVTQIEDAVSLWAKLKSQKASERWQPDTEEEYEDSSGNVVNKKTYEDLKRQGLL from the exons ATGGAGACGATTTTAGAGCAGCAACGTCGCTATCacgaagagaaagagaggttaATGGACgccaaaacaaaagaaatgttgcACAAGAAGTCCACG CTTCGGGAACAGATCAACTCTGACCATCGAACAAGAGCGATGTTGGAT AGGTATATGGAAGTGAGCGCAAATCTCAGAGACTCCTATGAAGACAAAGATGG CATGAGAAAGGATGAACTTGCTGCCATCTCTGGACCGAATGAGTTTGCAGAGTTCtacaacagactgaaacaaataaAGGAGTTTCACAGAAAGCACCCAAATGAG ATTTCCATTCCGATGTCTGCGGAGTTTGAGGAGCTCATGAAGGCCAGAGACAACCCCAGCGAGGAGGCTCAAA ACCTGGTTGAGTTTACTGATGAGGAAGGATACGGCCGATACCTCGACCTCCACGACTGCTACCTGAAGTACATCAACCTGAAGGGAGCTGAG AAACTCGAGTATATCACGTATCTGTCTTCATTCGACCAGCTGTTTGACATCCCCAAGGACAGGAAGAATGCTGAATACAAAAA GTATTtggagatgctgctggagtACCTGCAGGACTACACAGACCGGGTCAAACCTCTGCTGGATCAGAACGAGCTCTATGGAAAAGTGTTGTCAGACTTTGAGAAAAAATGGGAGATGGGAACATTTCCAGGCTGGCCT AAAGAGACTAGTAGTGCTTTGACACATGCTGGAGCTCATCTGGACctgtctgctttctcctcctGGGAG GAGTTGGCTTCGTTGGGTCTGGACAGACTCAAGTCAGCCCTTATGGCACTGGGACTGAAATGTGGAGG GACTCTGGAGGAGAGAGCTCAGAGACTCTTTGGCACAAAAGGCAAATCCCTGGAATCACTGGACCCATCACTGTTTGCCAAGAATCCCAAAGCCAAAGGCCCTAAAAA agacacagagcgTAACAAGGAAATTGCCTTCCTGGAGGCTCAGGTCTATGAATATGTGGAGATCCTTGGG GAGCAGAGGCAGCTGACCCACGAGAACGTCCAGAGGAAACAAGCCCGGACCGGAGAGGAGcgcgaggaagaggaggaggagcagctcagtgagAGCGAGAGCGAAGACGAAGACAACGAGATCATCTACAACCCCAAGAACCTGCCACTGGGCTGGGACGGCAAG CCGATCCCATACTGGCTCTACAAACTCCACGGGCTGAACATCAACTACAACTGTGAGATATGTGGGAACTACAACTACCGGGGACCCAAAGCCTTCCAGAGGCACTTTgca GAATGGAGGCATGCTCACGGTATGCGCTGCCTTGGGATCCCCAACACCGCCCACTTTGCCAACGTCACCCAGATCGAAGACGCTGTTTCTT TGTGGGCAAAGCTGAAGTCCCAGAAGGCGTCAGAGCGGTGGCAGCCAGACACGGAG GAAGAGTACGAGGACTCGAGTGGAAACGTGGTCAACAAAAAGACCTACGAGGATCTGAAGAGACAAGGCTTGCTGTAG